In one Antennarius striatus isolate MH-2024 chromosome 1, ASM4005453v1, whole genome shotgun sequence genomic region, the following are encoded:
- the psmc3 gene encoding 26S proteasome regulatory subunit 6A: MASLSDKSVWDEVEDGIGEEVLKMSTEEIVQRTRLLDSEIKIMKSEVLRVTHELQAMKDKIKENTEKIKVNKTLPYLVSNVIELLDVDPNDQEEDGANVDLDSQRKGKCAVIKTSTRQTYFLPVIGLVDAEKLKPGDLVGVNKDSYLILETLPTEYDSRVKAMEVDERPTEQYSDIGGLDKQIQELVEAIVLPMNHKEKFENLGIQPPKGVLMYGPPGTGKTLLARACAAQTKATFLKLAGPQLVQMFIGDGAKLVRDAFALAKEKAPSIIFIDELDAIGTKRFDSEKAGDREVQRTMLELLNQLDGFQPNMQVKVIAATNRVDILDPALLRSGRLDRKIEFPMPNEEARARIMQIHSRKMNVSPDVNYEELARCTDDFNGAQCKAVCVEAGMIALRRGATELNHEDYMEGILEVQAKKKANLQYYA, from the exons ATGGCGTCGCTGAGTGACAAATCAGTTTGGGACGAAGTGGAGGATGGAATCGGTGAAGAAGTGTTAAAAATGTCCACAGAGGAAATAGTTCAGCGCACTCGTCTCCTCGACAGCGAGATAAAGATAATGAAGAGTGAGGTTCTGAGGGTGACGCACGAGCTTCAGGCTATGAAggataaaattaaagaaaacacagagaagatAAAGGTGAACAAAACCCTGCCGTACCTTGTGTCTAATGTGATCGAGCTGTTGGATGTGGACCCCAACGACCAAGAGGAGGATGGGGCGAATGTTGATCTGGATTCTCAGAGGAAAGGAAAATGCGCCGTCATTAAGACCTCCACCCGACAGACGTACTTCCTACCTGTGATCGGGCTGGTCGACGCTGAGAAGCTGAAGCCAGGAGACCTGGTAGGTGTCAACAAAGACTCCTACCTCATCCTGGAGACCTTACCCACCGAGTACGATTCCAGAGTAAAGGCAATGGAGGTGGATGAGCGCCCCACAGAGCAGTACAGTGACATCGGAGGGCTGGACAAGCAGATCCAGGAGCTGGTGGAAGCCATTGTCTTGCCCATGAACCACAAGGAGAAGTTTGAGAACCTGGGTATCCAGCCACCCAAAGGAGTCCTAATGTATGGACCGCCTGGTACCGGCAAGACCCTCCTCGCCAGGGCCTGTGCTGCTCAGACCAAGGCCACTTTTCTGAAGTTGGCTGGTCCACAGCTGGTTCAGATGTTCATCGGTGATGGAGCCAAGCTGGTGAGAGATGCTTTTGCCCTGGCCAAAGAGAAGGCACCATCTATCATCTTCATAGATGAGTTGGACGCCATCGGAACAAAGAGGTTTGACAGTGAGAAAGCTGGAGACAGAGAAGTGCAGAGGACCATGCTGGAGCTCCTCAACCAGTTGGATGGATTTCAGCCCAACATGCAGGTCAAG gtgaTTGCTGCCACCAACAGAGTGGACATCTTGGATCCTGCTCTACTCCGTTCAGGTCGTTTGGATAGAAAGATTGAGTTCCCCATGCCAAACGAAGAGGCCAGGGCTCGTATCATGCAGATTCATTCCCGCAAGATGAATGTCAGTCCTGATGTCAACTACGAGGAGCTGGCTCGGTGCACCGATGACTTCAATGGAGCCCAGtgcaaagctgtgtgtgtggaggcaggTATGATCGCGCTGCGTCGTGGGGCCACAGAGCTGAACCACGAAGATTACATGGAGGGAATCCTGGAAGTTCAGGCCAAGAAGAAGGCTAATCTTCAATACTATGCCTGA
- the LOC137594452 gene encoding GTPase IMAP family member 9-like, translating to MAEQGKAFRLVLVRWASSGKSASGDTILGKDEFPTGRRRYKCVSQHGQVSGRKVTIVDTPGWTHDTSESTQREVLSSCVPAPDVILLLIPLNTEITESYIQSVTDHLFLFGDEVWSQTIVLFTYGTYLGNQTIECHSGGTTKGRATCELELACSHAGLSSSKFTLAVWNSVQKYISLLGERAWEYVIVLFTGGDVIEGMDKKPFLISKGESLQMLLEKCRNRYHFFNNRNRGKSTQVSELLEGIEKLASQNNPSYYEIDKKY from the exons ATGGCAGAACAGGGGAAAG CTTTCAGGCTGGTTTTGGTCAGATGGGCTAGTTCTGGAAAAAGTGCCTCTGGTGACACCATCCTGGGTAAAGACGAATTTCCAACAGGAAGGAGACGTTACAAATGTGTGAGTCAACATGGTCAGGTGTCAGGAAG GAAGGTGACCATAGTGGACACTCCTGGGTGGACTCACGATACTTCAGAGTCTACACAGAGAGAGGTTTTGAGTAGTTGTGTCCCTGCTCCAGATGTAATATTACTGCTAATTCCTTTGAACACGGAGATCACAGAGAGTTATATCCAGTCTGTGACCGACCACCTATTTCTGTTTGGGGACGAAGTATGGAGCCAAACAATAGTTCTTTTCACCTATGGGACTTATCTTGGAAACCAAACCATAGAGTGTCACT ctgggggtaccaccaaaggGAGGGCTACCTGCGAGCTGGAACTggcctgctcgcatgcaggcctttcttcttcaaag TTCACACTGGCGGTCTGGAACTCTGTCCAAAAATATATCAGCCTACTTGGAGAGCGAGCCTGGGAATATGTGATCGTATTGTTTACGGGAGGGGATGTAATTGAGGGCATGGACAAGAAACCCTTTCTTATATCGAAGGGTGAGAGCTTGCAGATGCTCCTTGAAAAGTGTAGAAACAGGTATCACTTTTTCAACAACAGGAACAGAGGAAAAAGCACTCAGGTCTCAGAGCTTCTTGAGGGCATTGAAAAACTGGCCTCTCAAAACAACCCCAGCTATTATGaaattgataaaaaatattaa
- the psmb1 gene encoding proteasome subunit beta type-1, with amino-acid sequence MFSAPNLAAPGKMKDYHYTGPVEHRFSPYTFNGGTVLAVAGEDFAIVASDTRLSEGYSIHSRDSPKCYKLTDTTVIGCSGFHGDCLTLTKIIDARLKMYKHSNNKTMTSGAIAAMLSTILYGRRFFPYYVYNIIGGLDEQGRGAVYSFDPVGSYQRDTYKAGGSASAMLQPLLDNQIGFKNMEGVQPVPLTQEKAVQLVRDVFISAAERDVYTGDALQICVITKDGIKEETIPLRKD; translated from the exons atgttttctgcccCAAACCTCGCAGCCCCAGGGAAGATGAAAGACTATCACTATACCGGTCCAGTGGAGCACCGGTTCTCACCATACACGTTCAACGGAGG aACCGTACTAGCTGTTGCCGGGGAAGACTTCGCGATCGTGGCTTCAGACACCAGACTGAGTGAAGGCTACTCAATCCACAGCCGAGACTCACCAAAATGCTACAAGCT GAcagacacaactgtcattggctgcagtggtttccatggtgactgCCTGACTCTGACTAAAATCATTGATGCCAGATTAAAG ATGTACAAGCACTCAAACAATAAGACAATGACAAGTGGAGCCATTGCAGCCATGCTGTCCACCATCCTGTATGGGAGGAGATTCTTTCCCTACTATGTCTACAACATCATTGGTGGACTTGATGAACAAG gtagGGGAGCAGTGTACAGTTTTGATCCAGTGGGCTCCTACCAGAGAGACACATACAAAGCTGGAGGATCGGCAAGTGCTATGCTACAACCATTACTCGATAACCAG ATTGGTTTCAAGAACATGGAAGGTGTGCAGCCTGTTCCTCTAACTCAGGAGAAGGCAGTACAGCTGGTTAGAGATGTCTTCATCTCAGCTGCAGAAAGAGACGTCTACACAGGAGATGCCCTGCAGATCTGTGTCATCACTAAGGATGGCATCAAGGAGGAGACCATACCACTGAGGAAGGACTGA
- the LOC137594309 gene encoding TATA-box-binding protein, with protein sequence MDQNNSIPAFQGLASPQGAMTPGMPIFSPMMPYGSGLTPQPVQNTNSLSILEEQQRQQQQQQQQQQQQQQQQQQQQANTGLPGPSGQTPQLFHSQTVTGTTTTALPGNTPLYNTPLTPMTPITPATPASESSGIVPQLQNIVSTVNLGCKLDLKTIALRARNAEYNPKRFAAVIMRIREPRTTALIFSSGKMVCTGAKSEEQSRLAARKYARVVQKLGFPAKFLDFKIQNMVGSCDVKFPIRLEGLVLTHQQFSSYEPELFPGLIYRMIKPRIVLLIFVSGKVVLTGAKVRAEIYEAFENIYPILKGFRKT encoded by the exons ATGGACCAAAATAACAGTATACCAGCCTTCCAGGGTCTGGCCTCCCCTCAG GGTGCCATGACCCCAGGCATGCCAATATTCAGTCCTATGATGCCATATGGCTCAGGTCTGACACCCCAGCCTGTCCAGAATACCAACAGTTTGTCAATACTCGAGGAAcagcagaggcagcagcagcagcaacaacaacaacagcaacaacaacaacaacaacaacagcagcagcaggcaaaCACAG GCCTTCCCGGCCCATCGGGGCAGACTCCTCAACTCTTCCATTCCCAGACAGTAACAGGCACAACCACCACAGCACTGCCCGGGAATACACCACTCTACAACACCCCACTAACCCCAATGACCCCTATCACACCAGCCACACCAGCCTCAGAGAGCTCTGGAATTGTACCACAGTTACA GAACATAGTATCTACTGTAAATCTGGGGTGTAAACTGGACCTGAAGACCATTGCTCTGAGAGCTAGGAATGCAGAGTACAACCCAAAG CGTTTTGCTGCAGTCATCATGAGGATACGAGAACCCAGGACCACTGCACTAATTTTCAGCTCTGGGAAGATGGTCTGCACTGGTGCTAAGAG TGAGGAGCAGTCTAGGTTAGCTGCCAGAAAATATGCCCGTGTGGTGCAGAAGTTGGGTTTTCCTGCCAAGTTCCTGGACTTCAAAATTCAGAACATGGTGGGAAGTTGTGATGTGAAATTCCCCATTCGGCTGGAGGGATTAGTCCTCACACATCAGCAGTTCAGCAG CTATGAACCTGAGCTTTTTCCAGGACTTATTTACAGGATGATTAAACCCAGAATCGTTCTGCTCATCTTTGTTTCCGGGAAAGTTGTGCTCACAG